In Mytilus edulis chromosome 13, xbMytEdul2.2, whole genome shotgun sequence, a single window of DNA contains:
- the LOC139501783 gene encoding rootletin-like isoform X16, giving the protein MAFEDRDQRLERVIQRLEDSVLKEVDDYTIRGEDSNPSKIPARIREIITKNLSPDDIDIPSNRMSTPNTGQLTEENRILAAELNRVEDLLAASRAERDELGIKYNALSDKLEQNLKGEGDYGETPSKNLVQQNIELRRKLEEEHQSYKRKLQAYQDGQQRQAQLVQKLQAKITERRPQLLQYKKKCTDYESKIHSQSISQLQSQQDSYHKGLDSESRLRQEAENNMDHESALIKLEEEQQRSASLAHVNSMLREQLDQATAANQSLTNDIHKLTNDWQRAREELEGKEAEWREEEQSFNEYFSNEHGRLLSLWREVVAFRRSFGELKTATERDMSHLRSDVTKASRSMHSACLNLSANQRSSDTQLSVLLDREKQERMSLENQLRDKNREIGELQSRYDTHSAELNSKYVYEKISVENQTRVNELTMLNEKLKIQAEEHNKTISNLQRNINNLETRLGEQRSYDLPETESSRQYREETDVIHEALRNIAEAVINDADELDAEGGRRSVSPSRNRSMSPTARARSPILRNRSKSPMARSRSPAFADATFSAVQAALNKRQLQVSELRAKLIASKDHNGQMRKNLDDVENERRRLEMQIINLKEDLDLSKRDKDDTSRERDRLRNSLNLTGNEKSQLEKVRYEMNEQVEGLQMENEKLQAANTELQRQRDNIEEDKEDVTKDKERQLKENDRCHRVIDQLEHKVSSIKEELVGTKEALNRALLDKEVLEQQKAEVSDALTKSEVQKSDLELEINRAKTEEAGLRDALHKMQQLNEGLGQDKIELNKMIIMLENEKASLQGEKSMLEQERCGIREELVRVEQEKMDLDTEKMGLNQTLELSEMTRQQLEEEITAIHREKGETTEQLNCVARHKQALAEELVSVRKEMERVNTNLKRIAIEKERLTQEKGELIVQVTDTERENRHQSEVISTLKADKDALESALYEVQEQARQLEVRKEQLEGENQELIIRKENLQSEINRLCKEKDADNEKFDFQREDLNRRLAQLERDMQMAITQEKQAHEDDVDRLSRERDNQRAEFESQREEMITQYNMEKEESNNKFDRMREELMEELAALQRDRDNSLMMAENDKQQTMSLLEQEKSTLGEKNNNLTMDLANANVEYERLKRDYYAKQEQDRTTINGLGSELKNFRSQFDETCMNHEKECKDLTNNIRELERQREGALREVAELKTQLKLVEENRDNIRRDLIEANRKIREGEETRDLMRKDIVELKRNINDEVREKDTISKTADELRNTVKRNEADKIELNRALQDNKQRCAVLDEQKANVQKEAGDLRASLREVEKARLEARRELQELRRQVKQLDGERNKLGKEVGDLQNRVARDEEKEEESRRTSFDLKQKVVETEASREALRKELANTQRKMGEVIEESRMKEKDYQMALEDSRRIERKMEDQRRNLEIQLENTGAENEELKLRLSGAEGRVNALEATLARLEGAKRDIEFKLSSIVSSLRRTIGFRQEMPRARSPVRSRSTSPRRSRPNSPAKGFENTYATTTEGRGSPIPRTGSPDRAGSPIRVSSRGVSPSRFEMAAVDVDPEAVRMALRDFVQQLANAERERDDALANTKSMGIQLQELEDEKGRVERRLEQLQKSLGDVEEDKRGIDGRLASAQTALMLQEETIRRNERERKIMQDKMNALERSLTSAETEKRQQLEKISKMKANEGRLDDDKRNLRQGLEDAENRCTKLELARRSLEGDLQRFKLLMNDKETENLVLTDRVETLNKQIQNLDSKAQSLQLTVDRLSLTLAKTEEDGIQQKDKVQSLNMSLSDNNAALNELQERIQQLQRALTSSEHDRRVLQERLDSTRQALNDAKKQNYDLLERVQTLQNDCSESEVRRAEVEGQLRQNHGVLVKRTETEQELNQIVQKLTQDKQNMQDHISNISRNLSTVETQKTEMERTYIRLEKDKSALRKTLDKVEREKLKTEEIANTSLMEKGSLDRSLARLDEDNCDLNKQVQQLQAQLAEAEQQHAQRLIDVTTRHRAETEMETERLRTAQMQAERMLETRERSNRTKIKGLEETVATLKDQLSTEMKKRQLYISRSARTGDEIRDIRSILDSSLSNVTRDQSLDPLIMETETRKLDESLEFRGSYRSQPRRRTSPNRTPMKYSDRLTSTPAMRRTQSPIALRKKLLK; this is encoded by the exons CTTGAACAGAACTTGAAGGGAGAAGGCGACTACGGTGAAACACCATCTAAAAATCTTGTCCAGCAGAACATCGAGTTACGGAGGAAACTAGAGGAGGAACATCAAAGTTATAAACGTAAACTCCAGGCATACCAAGACGGACAACAGAGACAAGCTCAACTTGTACAGAAACTTCAAGCCAAG ATTACTGAGCGTCGACCACAG CTTTTACAATACAAGAAAAAATGTACTGATTATGAATCAAAGATACACTCACAGTCAATTTCGCAG TTACAATCTCAACAAGACTCCTATCATAAGGGTTTAGACAGTGAAAGTCGCCTCCGTCAGGAAGCAGAAAACAACATGGATCACGAATCAGCTTTGATCAAGTTAGAAGAGGAACAGCAGAG GAGTGCCAGCTTGGCCCATGTAAATTCTATGCTCAGAGAGCAGCTGGATCAAGCAACGGCAGCCAACCAGTCCCTCACTAATGATATCCACAAGCTGACCAACGATTGGCAGAGAGCTAGGGAAGAACTAGAAGGCAAGGAAGCAGAATGGAGAGAGGAGGAACAG TCATTTAATGAATACTTCAGCAATGAGCATGGACGCCTCCTCTCATTGTGGCGGGAAGTTGTAGCTTTCCGTCGCAGTTTCGGTGAGTTGAAGACAGCAACAGAACGTGACATGTCTCATCTTCGTTCTGATGTCACCAAGGCATCAAGGAGCATGCACTCTGCCTGTCTCAACCTGAGTGCCAACCAGAGAAGCTCAGATACACAACTTTCGGTTCTGCTGGATCGGGAAAAACAGGAAAGAATGTCTCTTGAGAACCAACTTAGAGATAAGAACAGGGAGATAGGAGAACTTCAGTCTCGCTATGATACTCATAGTGCTGAACTCAACTCCAA ATATGTTTATGAAAAGATTTCTGTAGAAAATCAGACACG GGTCAATGAGTTGACAATGTTGAATGAGAAATTGAAGATTCAGGCTGAAGAACATAACAAAACCATCAGCAATCTTCAACGTAACATCAACAACTTGGAGACACGTCTTGGTGAACAGCGCAGTTATGATCTTCCCGAAACTGAATCTTCCCGTCAGTACCGTGAAGAAACAGATGTCATTCATGAGGCTCTTAGAAACATTGCTGAAGCTGTTATCAATGACGCTGATGAACTTGATGCTGAAGGAGGAAGACGATCAGTATCACCTTCAAGAAATAGGTCAATGTCACCAACTGCCAGGGCAAGGTCACCAATTCTAAGAAACAGATCCAAATCTCCCATGGCTAGGTCAAGGTCTCCTGCCTTTGCCGATGCTACTTTCTCCGCTGTCCAAGCAGCCTTAAACAAACGTCAACTCCAGGTATCAGAACTGAGAGCTAAGTTGATAGCCAGTAAGGATCATAATGGACAGATGAGAAAGAACCTGGATGATGTGGAAAATGAGAGACGTAGACTGGAAATGCAGATTATCAACCTGAAAGAGGATCTGGACTTATC GAAAAGAGACAAAGATGATACCTCTAGAGAGAGAGACAGGCTCAGGAATTCTCTAAACTTAACAGGAAATGAGAAGTCACAGCTAGAGAAAGTTCGTTATGAAATGAACGAACAAGTAGAAGGGCTTCAGATGGAGAACGAAAAACTCCAGGCTGCCAACACGGAACTACAGAGACAGAGGGACAACATTGAGGAGGACAAAGAGGACGTTACTAAAGACAAGGAGAGGCAACTTAAGGAGAATGATAGATG TCACAGAGTCATTGACCAGTTAGAACACAAAGTCAGCAGTATTAAGGAGGAGCTTGTTGGAACTAAAGAGGCTCTCAACAGGGCACTTTTGGACAAGGAGGTTCTTGAACAACAGAAGGCTGAAGTCA GTGATGCATTAACTAAATCTGAAGTTCAGAAGTCTGACCTTGAACTTGAAATAAACAGAGCCAAGACAGAAGAGGCTGGTCTTAGAGACGCCTTACACAAGATGCAACAACTGAATGAAGGTCTAGGTCAGGACAAGATTGAACTTAACAAGATGATTATTATG CTAGAGAATGAGAAGGCCTCACTACAGGGAGAGAAATCCATGTTAGAACAGGAGAGATGTGGAATCAGAGAAGAATTGGTCCGTGTAGAGCAGGAGAAGATGGATCTTGATACAGAGAAAATGG GACTGAACCAGACATTAGAACTGAGTGAGATGACAAGACAACAATTAGAAGAAGAAATCACTGCTATACATAGAGAAAAAGGAGAAACTACAGAACAACTCAACTGT GTTGCAAGACATAAACAAGCATTGGCTGAAGAATTGGTGTCTGTCAGGAAAGAAATGGAGAGGGTTAATACCAACCTCAAACGTATTGCTATTGAGAAGGAGAGACTCACACAAGAGAAGGGTGAACTGATTGTTCAGGTCACTGACACTGAGAGGGAAAATCGTCACCAGAGTGAAGTTATCTCCACTTTAAAGGCAGATAAGGATGCCCTTGAAAGTGCCCTTTATGAAGTCCAGGAACAAGCTCGCCAATTGGAGGTCCGCAAGGAACAGTTGGAGGGAGAAAACCAAGAGTTGATCATCAGGAAAGAAAACCTACAAT CTGAAATCAACCGTCTTTGTAAGGAGAAGGATGCTGACAATGAGAAGTTTGACTTCCAGAGAGAGGACCTGAACCGTCGTCTGGCTCAACTGGAGCGTGACATGCAGATGGCAATCACACAGGAGAAACAGGCTCATGAAGATGATGTTGATCGTCTCAGCAGAGAAAGA GATAACCAGAGAGCTGAGTTTGAGTCTCAGAGAGAAGAGATGATCACACAGTATAACATGGAGAAAGAAGAGTCTAACAATAAGTTTGATAGAATGAGAGAGGAACTCATGGAGGAACTTGCTGCTTTACAGAGAGACAGGGATAACTCTCTTATGATGGCtgaaaatgacaaacaacag aCAATGTCATTATTGGAACAAGAGAAGAGTACTCTTGGAGAGAAGAATAACAATCTGACCATGGATCTGGCCAATGCTAATGTGGAGTATGAGAGACTAAAACGGGATTACTATGCCAAACAAGAACAAGATAGGACTACCATTAACGGTCTCGGCAGTGAATTGAAGAATTTCCGTAGCCAGTTTGATGAAACTTG CATGAACCATGAAAAGGAATGCAAGGATCTAACAAACAATATTAGAGAGCTGGAAAGACAGAGAGAAGGAGCACTTAGAGAGGTGGCTGAACTCAAAACTCAACTCAAACTTGTCGAGGAGAATCGTGACAATATTCGTAGAGATCTTATCGAGGCTAATCGTAAAATCAGAGAGGGAGAAGAAACTAGAGATCTCATGAGAAAAGACATTGTTGAACTTAAACGCAATATAAACGATGAAGTGAGAGAGAAGGACACCATTAGTAAGACAGCTGACGAACTCAGAAATACAGTGAAGAGGAACGAGGCTGACAAGATTGAACTGAACAGAGCATTACAGGACAATAAACAAAGATGTGCAG TATTGGATGAGCAGAAGGCGAATGTTCAGAAAGAGGCAGGTGACTTAAGAGCCAGTCTACGTGAAGTTGAGAAAGCTCGTCTTGAGGCACGTCGTGAGTTGCAAGAGCTACGTCGTCAAGTGAAACAATTAGACGGAGAGAGGAACAAGCTAGGAAAGGAAGTGGGAGACCTGCAGAACAGGGTGGCTAGGGATGAAGAAAAAGAGGAAGAGTCCAGGAGAACTTCATTCGATCTCAAACAAAAG GTGGTTGAGACAGAAGCCAGCCGTGAAGCCCTCAGAAAGGAACTTGCAAACACCCAGCGTAAGATGGGTGAAGTTATTGAGGAGAGCAGAATGAAAGAGAAAGATTACCAGATGGCACTTGAAGACAGCCGCAGAATTGAAAGGAAAATGGAGGACCAAAGGCGTAACTTGGAAATCCAACTTGAAAATACAGGTGCTGAGAATGAAGAATTGAAATTGAGGTTGAGTGGAGCCGAAGGACGAGTCAATGCCCTTGAAGCAACCCTTGCCAGACTAGAGGGTGCTAAACGTGACATCGAATTCAAACTTAGTAGCATTGTGTCAAGTTTGAGAAGGACCATTGGATTCAGACAAGAAATGCCAAGAGCCCGCAGTCCAGTTAGGTCCCGATCCACCAGCCCAAGGCGGTCCAGACCAAACTCTCCAGCTAAAG GATTTGAGAATACATATGCCACCACTACTGAAGGTAGAGGTAGTCCTATTCCAAGAACTGGGTCACCTGATAGAGCAGGAAGTCCAATCAGAGTGTCATCACGTGGAGTGTCACCTTCCAGATTTGAAATGGCAGCTGTTGATGTAGACCCAGAGGCTGTCAGAATGGCTCTCCGTGACTTTGTACAACAGTTGGCAAATGCTGAGAGAGAAAGG GATGATGCTCTCGCCAACACAAAGAGTATGGGAATACAACTTCAGGAATTAGAAGATGAGAAGGGCAGAGTAGAGAGACGTTTAGAACAATTACAGAAATCTCTTGGAGATGTAGAGGAAG ACAAACGTGGTATTGATGGACGTCTTGCAAGTGCCCAGACCGCCTTGATGCTCCAAGAGGAGACAATTCGTCGCAATGAAAGGGAACGCAAGATTATGCAAGATAAAATGAATGCTTTAGAGCGCAGCCTGACCTCTGCAGAGACAGAGAAACGCCAACAGTTGGAGAAGATAAGTAAGATGAAGGCTAACGAGGGCAGACTGGATGATGATAAACGTAACTTAAGACAGGGTCTTGAAGATGCTGAGAACAGATGTACTAAACTAGAACTAGCTCGTAGATCTCTAGAGGGTGACTTACAGAGGTTCAAACTGTTGATGAACGATAAAGAAACAGAAAATCTG gTCCTGACAGACAGAGTAGAAACTCTGAACAAACAGATACAAAACCTTGACAGCAAAGCCCAGTCCTTACAGTTAACTGTAGACAGATTGTCTCTTACCTTGGCTAAAACTGAAGAGGATGGTATTCAACAGAAAGACAAG GTACAGTCATTGAACATGTCCTTATCAGACAACAATGCTGCCCTTAATGAGTTACAGGAACGTATCCAACAGTTACAGAGGGCACTCACCAGCAGTGAACATGATCGTAGGGTACTGCAAGAAAGATTAGATTCCACTAG ACAAGCTTTGAATGATGCCAAGAAACAAAATTACGACCTCCTAGAACGTGTACAGACATTACAGAATGACTGTTCTGAAAGTGAAGTCAGAAGGGCAGAGGTTGAAGGTCAACTCCGTCAGAATCATGGT GTGCttgttaagagaacagaaactgaACAAGAACTGAACCAGATTGTACAGAAACTAACCCAGGATAAACAGAACATGCAGGACCATATCTCAAATATATCTCGTAATCTGTCCACTGTTGAGACACAGAAAACAGAGATGGAGAGAACATACATCAGACTGGAGAAAGATAAATCTGCTCTCAGGAAAACTTTAGATAAG GTTGAACGTGAAAAACTGAAGACAGAAGAGATCGCTAACACTTCACTGATGGAAAAGGGATCCTTAGATAGATCATTGGCTCGTCTGGACGAAGATAACTGTGATCTCAATAAACAAGTACAACAGCTCCAGGCACAGTTAGCAGAGGCTGAGCAACAACATGCTCAGAG GTTGATTGATGTAACCACAAGACATAGAGCTGAAACAGAGATGGAGACAGAGAGACTCCGAACTGCTCAGATGCAAGCTGAAAGAATGCTTGAAACAAGAGAGAGATCAAATAGAACTAAAATCAAGGGTCTTGAAGAAACA GTTGCCACATTGAAAGACCAACTGTCAACTGAAATGAAGAAACGTCAGCTTTATATTTCCCGTAGTGCCCGTACCGGTGATGAAATCCGTGATATCCGATCCATACTGGACTCTTCATTATCAAACGTAACAAGGGACCAGTCTCTTGATCCGCTCATCATGGAGACAGAAACCAGGAAACTAGACGAATCCTTGGAATTCCGTGGAAGTTACAGATCACAACCAAGACGAAGAACAAGTCCAAATCGTACACCAATGAAATATTCTGATAGGTTGACATCAACACCTGCAATGCGTCGAACCCAGAGCCCCATAGCACTGCGtaaaaaactattgaaataa